Sequence from the Pirellulales bacterium genome:
TTGAAAGGCACGTATTCGCGCAAGCTCTGGGTTTACGTTCCCGCCAACTATAAGCCCGGCACGGCGGTTCCATTCATGGTGGTGCAGGATGGGCATAGCTACGTGAAGCGGTTGACGCCGGTGTTGGATAACTTGATTCACCAGAAAAAGCTGCCGGCGATGGTGGCGGTGATGCTCGATTCCGGCGGCGGCGATGGCAAAGGAAGCGAGCGCGGCCTGGAATACGACACCGTTTCCGATAAATACACAACATTCATCGAAGACGAAGTGCTGCCCAAGGTGGAACAGGAATGCAATGTCAAGCTCACCAAAGATCCCGAAGGCCGTGCGAGCATGGGAGGCAGCTCTGGCGCTGCCTGCGCTTTTACCATGGCCTGGTTTCACCCGGAGTTGTATCACAAAGTGCTGAGTTACTCCGGCACGTTTGTGGCGCAGCAATCGCCGGATAATCCCGAATCGCCGCACGGGGCGTGGGAATATCACGAGCACCTCATCCCACAGTCCGACCGCAAGCCGATCCGCATTTGGATGGAAGTGGGCGAGCACGACAACGGTTACCAGCGCGACGAATCCTCGTATCACAA
This genomic interval carries:
- a CDS encoding alpha/beta hydrolase-fold protein, giving the protein MKRLWGLPCLILIGVWIRAVQADDSTAQPAPAVASQPTPDVNGDFVISPPYQNAPELTVADDVPKGTVHELTMKSEDSKIYPGLKGTYSRKLWVYVPANYKPGTAVPFMVVQDGHSYVKRLTPVLDNLIHQKKLPAMVAVMLDSGGGDGKGSERGLEYDTVSDKYTTFIEDEVLPKVEQECNVKLTKDPEGRASMGGSSGAACAFTMAWFHPELYHKVLSYSGTFVAQQSPDNPESPHGAWEYHEHLIPQSDRKPIRIWMEVGEHDNGYQRDESSYHNWVMANQRMAAALKDKGYPYQYVFANGAGHVDGKVVAQTLPEALLWLWKGYEAK